A single Bacillota bacterium DNA region contains:
- a CDS encoding ATP-grasp domain-containing protein, producing the protein MAANRGEIATRIFQACTELGKRTVAIYAEADLSSLHRLKADEAYPVGAGRSPVEAYLDIEGIVRLAREKEVDAIHPGYGFLAENAAFARACRAAGIAFIGPEPRHLELFGDKLAARRLAREAGVPVLPGTEEPVEGEAEALAFAREHGFPLMVKAVAGGGGRGVRRVRTPEELREALAAARREAAGAFGRADVYLEVALERPKHVEVQILADAAGGVIDLGERDCSVQRRHQKIVEMAPAVGLDPGLRRELRRAAVELMRRAGYVNAGTVEFLVGEDGRYAFIEVNPRIQVEHTVTELVTGADLVQAQIRIAEGWRLEELEGILPGPGPLEARGVAIQCRVTSEDPANGFLPDTGRITAFRAPGGFGVRLDVGAGHPGAEVTPWYDPVLVKVSTWGPTLEQAAAKMRRALGEIRVRGVRTNLPFLENVVRHPLFLAGRAAVDFVEGHPELFRFPPRRDRGSKLLRYIGEVTVHGAAFAGLPAGAARPAPAPAPARAAERVREAGAGREERPGPWGDRPPRRILQQEGPEALARRVLERRELLLCDTSLRDAHQSLLATRVRTRDLVEVAEAAA; encoded by the coding sequence ATGGCCGCCAACCGCGGGGAGATCGCCACGCGCATCTTCCAGGCCTGCACCGAGCTGGGGAAGAGGACGGTCGCCATCTACGCCGAGGCGGACCTCAGCTCGCTCCACCGCCTGAAGGCCGACGAGGCCTACCCGGTGGGCGCGGGCCGCTCGCCCGTGGAGGCCTACCTGGACATCGAGGGCATCGTCCGGCTGGCGCGGGAGAAGGAGGTCGACGCCATCCACCCGGGGTACGGCTTCCTGGCGGAGAACGCGGCCTTCGCCCGCGCCTGCCGCGCCGCCGGGATCGCCTTCATCGGGCCGGAGCCGCGCCACCTGGAGCTCTTCGGCGACAAGCTGGCCGCCCGCCGCCTGGCGCGCGAGGCGGGGGTGCCCGTCCTGCCGGGGACGGAGGAGCCGGTGGAGGGCGAGGCGGAGGCGCTGGCCTTCGCGCGCGAGCACGGTTTCCCGCTCATGGTCAAGGCGGTGGCGGGCGGGGGCGGGCGCGGCGTCCGCCGCGTGCGCACGCCCGAGGAGCTGCGCGAGGCGCTGGCGGCGGCGCGGCGCGAGGCGGCCGGCGCCTTCGGGCGCGCCGACGTCTACCTGGAGGTGGCGCTGGAGCGGCCCAAGCACGTGGAGGTCCAGATCCTGGCCGACGCCGCCGGCGGCGTCATCGACCTGGGCGAGCGCGACTGCTCGGTCCAGCGGCGCCACCAGAAGATCGTGGAGATGGCGCCGGCCGTCGGCCTCGACCCGGGGCTCCGGCGCGAGCTGCGCCGCGCCGCCGTGGAGCTGATGCGCCGCGCCGGCTACGTCAACGCCGGCACCGTCGAGTTCCTGGTGGGCGAGGACGGGCGCTACGCCTTCATCGAGGTCAACCCGCGCATCCAGGTGGAGCACACGGTGACCGAGCTGGTGACGGGCGCCGACCTGGTTCAGGCGCAGATCCGCATCGCCGAGGGCTGGCGGCTGGAGGAGCTGGAGGGCATCCTGCCCGGGCCGGGGCCGCTGGAAGCGCGCGGCGTCGCCATCCAGTGCCGCGTCACCAGCGAGGACCCGGCCAACGGCTTCCTGCCCGACACCGGGCGGATCACCGCCTTCCGCGCCCCGGGCGGCTTCGGCGTCCGCCTGGACGTGGGCGCCGGCCACCCCGGCGCCGAGGTGACGCCCTGGTACGATCCGGTGCTGGTCAAGGTGAGCACCTGGGGACCGACGCTGGAGCAGGCGGCGGCCAAGATGCGCCGCGCGCTCGGCGAGATCCGCGTGCGCGGCGTGCGCACCAACCTGCCCTTCCTGGAGAACGTGGTCCGCCACCCGCTCTTTCTCGCCGGGCGCGCCGCCGTCGACTTCGTGGAGGGGCACCCCGAGCTCTTCCGCTTCCCGCCGCGGCGCGACCGCGGCTCGAAGCTCCTCCGCTACATCGGCGAGGTGACGGTCCACGGCGCCGCCTTCGCGGGCCTCCCCGCCGGCGCGGCGCGGCCCGCCCCCGCCCCGGCGCCGGCGCGCGCGGCGGAGCGGGTCCGGGAGGCGGGCGCCGGGCGGGAGGAGAGGCCCGGCCCCTGGGGCGACCGCCCGCCGCGCCGCATCCTCCAGCAGGAGGGGCCGGAGGCGCTGGCGCGCCGGGTGCTGGAGCGGCGCGAGCTGCTCCTCTGCGACACGAGCCTGCGCGACGCCCACCAGTCGCTCCTGGCCACGCGGGTGCGGACGCGCGACCTGGTCGAGGTGGCGGAGGCGGCGGCC